The Apteryx mantelli isolate bAptMan1 chromosome 27, bAptMan1.hap1, whole genome shotgun sequence genome includes the window TTCAAAATATGATGAATATGGTTTTTACCTAGGATAGCATAATGATTGCAAAAAACAAAGACCCTTTGGTTTTTTAAATCTCCTAATAGATCTTTCAAACTTACACTTAAAGCATGACTCCGCAGGTGTTCTTGCCGAGTGAAACGTTTCCCACATGTCTCACAGGGGTAGGGTCTCTCACCTGTGTGAGAGCGAATGTGCCGTTTTAGTATTCCTTTCTGTTTAGCCGTGTAGGGACAGAATGGACATTTGTGAAGCTTGATTGGCACAACTAACACAtcaccttttgaaaaaaaaacagtgcattaGATTAGGCAGTTCAGCAATGTTAGCTCTGTTGGCTTCTTACCCTCCTTATTGCAAATCTGAATCAAGGTAACTGTACTTTCCCCTCTTTTTGTATTTGGCTTACCTGGAATTTCTGTAGGTCAAAACATTAATGCAGCTGCAGATGATCAAGTCCCTTGAAAATCAGGCTGACTATACTTCTATGGATCACAATTCTGAGCGACTTGGCTCACAATAGAAagacaaattaattttattttaaaaaagccatTTAATTAAGTGCCAAAAATCTGTGTTTAGAGCAGGGGGCCTCTCCACTATCCCAGCCACAAAAAGtctcctattttcttcttttttttttttaagataccatTAGCATTAAACAGCCTTAGATATTAGAATCTTTAACATAAACCACAGGCAGAAGTAGTGCAATGCTTCCCACATGCTTTTACACTGTGCATTAATTCAGACGTGGGGAACCCATCTAAaaagatgaagatttttttctactCTCATTCACTTTAGCCTTTCTACTGGAAATAACAGATGAAGGATTCCAATATATTTGctagttttgttttacttttcctaGAATAAGACTATATAtacataataaatatttatgaagtCAGATGCAAAAATTGAGACTTTAATTTGAAGATTATATTTTACATAAACGTGAGTATTTTGAAGTTTTTCAGTAGCAGCCCACATGTTGAGCTTCCTTTGTAGCATAAAGGTTGAGGTGTTACATTAAAAGATTAGCTTTCCCTAACAGTTTAAGCACTGATTTaggaaaatatttgcatattGAGCCGTGAGCTCCTTAATAGCTACACCAAAGAAGATGGAGCTTTAGAGCATTCTTTGAATTAAGCTTTGTCCATCAGTCTCAAAAAAAGATGTTTAGTATTGACATGTAGCCTTCAGGAGAAATTCAGCTCGCCCAATTCTAGAGCTCTACAAGGTTTCCAGTGTCTGCAGGATGAGAAGAACCATTCTCTAGAGGTGCCTGTTTTCCCTCCACCAGATAGGAAGATAACCAGGATGTCTAGAACAGATGTGGATGCTTAAAGTTAAATGGTATTTACCTCATCTGTCTTGCATTCAAAAAGCTTGAGTGTATGAGAGAGTCATTCTTTTGTTTATCAGACATGCCTTCATGGTTGTTTCTTGTGAAAACGCTGAAGATACCAGGAGTGCTAAAAGCAGTGAAGAGATATTCCTGTTCTACTGTATGCTTGTGATGTTCATTTTTAGCAGAGAAACATTAACTGAATGGAAGGGGGTTGTTTCCTATTTAAAGCACTTCTAGCTTTAACATTTCTAATATGTTGTCATAACACCTCGTGTTCTCTATCAAATTTTAGAAACATTTCAATGCTACACTAACCATCTGAagattttaagaggaaaatagtAAGTACAGTTTGTCTGTTAGATGCCCCTGCCTTGCTGCAACACTTAAAAGGTGTAGATGTGATCTGGTGACAGTACTCTGTTCTGATAACTTTAGTCTTTTGGTGAAGCTTTGAAACTGGATTAGTGACTTTATCagatttgttattttaaaacagtgaGAGGATATATTGCTTTTATTGGCTTTAAGATCACACATGCATGCTTGAACTGGAAATGGCATGAATGAAAGCTTGCTGTCTAGCTCTATGAAAGATTTCCTTTGTGCTGCCCACACCTCTATTTAACTCGTTACATCCTGAAAGCCTGTAACACTTGCAGCGTATGCCAGagcagcctccctccctccctcaaaaGACAGTTTGTACAAGGTAAGTGCTGCTCCAGCATTACTGTAAGCAGATAAAATGCCCAAATCCTAAGTGTCCATTTCAGGAGATACATATATGGACATGAACTTCTGCAGGTCCCTGACACTGCTGCTATGCAACATTCCTGCCAGTGCTAAGACAACCCAACAGACACTGGGCTAGTGAAAACAGCAGAAGCCCAGATGACCAGCAGCCAAAAAAAGAGTCTGCCTCTAGAAGAAAAAAGTTAAGTCTTTAAGCAATACCATGCAGAATTTAAAGCTTTCAGTGCTTTAGACATTTAGGCATTAAAGACATTCTAGGTACCACTTAGTATTGAATAAAACCGATTTCTGCCTTTTTGAAGTCCAAAGTAAGTATCAGCAAACAGGCTATCACCCAGCAACTGATTAGCTGACAGGAGCTCCAGTGGAAAAAGCTACTTCTGGTGTGTCGGTTTCTACAGTACATCCCTCTCGGGGCAGCCCAACTTATTTTTCTGATTGCTCTTTATACCACTAAAATTATGAGATGAAGATTGTCTTTTAACATCCACCTGCCATTCCAACAAGGTCCCAGATGAGATTGTTTATTAAAGCAGGGTCACCAACATCAAGCTCCAGGATCTGCTTCAAAAAGATTGTAAAAAACTATCACAAATACTTACCTTCCAAATGCTGCACTGAATAAATGAGTACAGCTTTCTTTTGAAGTCCACAACAATAGTTTATTTTGCTATGGCATAAAATTCAGCAATATATTCCTGAACAAGAATGAGAGCAACTGTTCAATTAACAACGGGAGTTGCACAACTAAGCAGTTTCCTCATCAATTACACAGATGCGCTACACCCTCAGGAGTCCTCTCACCTGCATCCTCACCATACCAGTCGCTGTGAATGTCCATCATGGAACTCATGGCTACCCCTGCATCCTCTGGCCTACCCTCAAAGCCCCGAACAAAGTGGTGAACCACATCGTcctttctctgagctgtgctgttGCGCAACAGGGCCTCTAGGAATTGTTTCATGTGATAGTTATTGCAGGCCAGGTCCATCGCCTGCCCACTGTGCAGCCCCTCTTCCATCTGCTCAAGGGACAATGGAGTCGGATACTGCTGCAGCCGTTCCCCCACTTCCACCTCTACTCCATCTGAGTCAAACTCTACTTTGGGCTCTACCCCCTTGGGCAGCGAAGAATTAATGTCATCTGGAGAGTCGCTGCTTACGGGGTCTCTCACTACGAGCTCCAAGGGATGGCAGCTGCTGCATTCACCACAGGGAGGATCTCTCTGACAATCTGAAATCCTTTCCTTTTCTTGCAGAgaagagacagaggcagagcACTGACTCTTTGAACCGTAAGAAGTGCCCTCTCTTGCAGAACTAGCACTCCCGCTATCGGCCTGATAGAAAGCAGCTTCTCTCTCTATTTTCCTGCAAATATCTAATGACGACCTTATATACGTTTTGCAGAAGTTGACCACATCAGTCATCTGCAAATAGCTAGCCGCAGACATGACCTCAATAACATTCTCCCCACAGAGATCTAGCTTCCCTGAATAAAGGAAATCTAGGATGATGGAGAAGGCCTCTGATGTAACAATGTCCAAAGAAGCAGTGCTGTGTCGTCCGCTGTCTTGGATGTAATGAATCAGTAAGGCTCTGAAATAGCCGCTGTTTGCAAATAAAATGTTCTTGTGTGCTTTGAAGATCCTCCCCTCCACAATAATACTGCAGTCACAGAAAAAGTCCCTCTTCCGTTGCTCATTGAGCTCGCCCAAAAGCTTGGTGTAGTACGACTGCATCTCCATTGCTCCTGCTGTCGCCTCCGGTTGCTGTCGAGAGTCAGTAAGAGGAAGCCGTTAGCGCAAGAAGCCCTTGGGGGCAGACGGCCaaggcggcagccccggcgcgtCCCTCCCTCCCGCCAGCCGCCGCGCCACAGCCGCGAACTTCCCGAAAAGGGGGCGCAGCCTGAGAGCGCACGGGAAAcggcgccggggcccgcgcccctcgccccgccccgccccgcgagCAAAGCCGCGACGCTTCCGCCAGCGCCTCCGCCCGGGGcagcccgcggcgcggccgccagcGAGGCCTCGCCAACCGGGGAGCCGCCAGACcccggccccgccgaggctcCCAGGGCGCTAAGCCCCACTGTTTACCGACCCCTCACCCCCCTGGGCCgcccctgcccccggccccgacCGCAGCGCGGGACTCGCGGCCCCGAGCCGGGGACGGCCCGACCCGGCCCGACCCTcaccttccccgccgccgccgccgccagccacGCCCCCCCCCGCCACCGTACCGCCGCCGGCCCTCCCGGAAGGCGGAAGTGACGTCGGCCACAAGGCCCGACCCcctcccccggcgccgcggggatgCGCGGCGGCccgccccgggggcggggcctgcggggtGAGGGGTCGGTAAATAGTGGTGACGTCAGGCCGCCAAGATGGCGGAGGGGtgagggcagcgccgcggcgccgcggcgaaAGGGGGGAGGGacccgcggggcggcagcggctccgtgcggcggggccgagcggcgagcggggcccgggggcggcgggaagCGGGCCGGGTCGGGGGAACGTGCCGGgtccggagggagggaggcggagccGGGGaggggcccggggggcggcgggccgggcccgggcccgggctgtgggtggtggcggcggcgggagccgggcccgggccccCCTGACTCTCGTGTGCCCGCAGGGAGGACGCGGGCTGGTGGCGGAGCTGGCTGCAGCAGAGCTACCAGGCCGTCAAGGAGAAGGTAGGCGGCGGCGGGcgtccctccctgccccctccctgcccgggCCGCACCTgccccggctccgcggcccgCTCCCTTCCCCCGAGGCGCCTGCGGCCCCTTGCGAGGCGCCGGGCCGGTACCCCGATGCGCCTGAAGGGAGCCGCCGCGGGCGTTTGTTACCGGCCCGGGAGCAGAGGACCCGGCCGCTTCGCTGGGATCCCAGCGCTCCTGGGAGCTCTGCTGGGGACGTGAGACTCCCTGTCTGAACGGGGAGGACGTATGCTCGTAGCATTGCTTGCTGGTGTGTAATTTCCTGCCTGTGACAGCGTTGCGTATGTTAATTATATATAAGACTCAGAACAATGCTTTTCCTAACCTGTTTTTTTCCATccttagctaaaaaaaaaaaacccaatgatTTGGGAATAGCTGTGCTCCATTGTTATTATAGTTATTATGGTCTCACCCATTGCATGTGTTGGGTATGAACCTCAGTTGCATTAAAGGCTCTGACACTCTGACATTTGTAATGTATCACATGCTCTCAGGGCAACAGGGGCTTTGTGGGAGACTCAAAAGATCATGCAGTCTGTCTTTCTCCTTCTTACAGTCGACAGAAGCTTTGGAATTCATGAAACGGGACCTGGCTGAGTTCACCCAAGTAGTGCAGCATGATACAGCCTGCACTATTGCTGCTACGGCCAGTGTGGTCAAGGACAAACTGGCAGTGAGTACAGGAGTAAGAGAGCTAAGATTGTTGCAGAAAGCAGAACTAGGGGATAAGTAAGATGTACCTGCAGCGGGCAGATTGGTCCTGCCTCTGAGGACACAATCCTTTCTAAACAAACCTCAAGATGTAAATTTgggcttcagatttcagattTTCTCCCCAGTGCAAATTCAGTACCAAGCCCTGTGTGATTTCCTTGCTGTGTTGTGGGGAGGAACCTTTGGAGATAAGTGGAGAAGGGTTTGCTGTGTTTTCCTTCTCCACCTGTGCCATGTAGACAGGTTACTGGCAGTGTTGCTGTAATATGACATCACATCTCTTTACAGACTGTCAGCATTATCCTGTGTAGTTGTTGCGACTGTCCAGCTCCCAAACCTGGCTGTGTCTTTCCCATCTCACAACCCAGGCTTGGTTCCCTACCACCTTATTACCAACACCTGCCTGCTGCCACCTGAGGCTAGTTCCTGCTACCACACCCTTCTCAtagcccagccctggccacccaaTTGCCTCATTAGCATGTTTTTGAGGGGTGAAAAATCCTCCTTCTGTAAAGGAACCTAGCCAGAAAAGACTATTTGAGATTTGTCCTGTCGCTTCAGGCACAGTAACTTATGTCATGTTGCTTTTTTCTTCAAGAAGACAGAAGGTCCCTCAGGTGCAACTGAAAAGGTGAGGAAAGGGATCTCTGACTTCCTGGGTGTCATCTCGGACACGTTTGCTCCTTCGCCAGATAAGACCATTGACTGCGATGTCATAACGCTGATGGCAACACCCACAGGTACCACAGAGCCCTATGACAGCGCTAAGGTGAGTGTCCCCTTTTGGAGCTTCCACCAGGGGTGCAGAGTCCTGAGCCCCGTCCTTTTGGGGCttagctgctgctcctctgctgaCAGGTCTTCTCTCTCGTGTTCTCCTCCAGGCTCGTCTCTACAGTCTTCAGTCAGACCCAGCCACCTACTGCAACGAACCTGATGGTATGTGTGGGGCTGGACAGGGCTGCCGAGCAAAGCTGGTGTTTGTGCGGGTGTCTGTGGACTGTCCTGAATTGCCCAGGGCCTTTCACCCATGGTTCTGCTGGTTTGACTGTAGCCTGGGTCACCAGTGATAGAAAGCAGATCTGTCTGCTGCCCTGGAGGACTAACCTGTGCTTTGTTTGCTGGGTCTGTTTAAACCACTTCCACAGCTGATGCTGTCTGGCCTCTTGCTGGTGGAGAACCCAGGGTGTAGGATGGGCTCAGGGACCCACATCTCCCTCAGCCCTTCCAGTGAGATTCTGGTGCCTGTCACTTAGTGTGTGACCTTCAGGTGCTGTCTGCTGAGCCTCTCCTGGGGGTTTCAGGGCAGGCAGTCCagtcccttgcagcagcagggtctTCACTGAGCTGCAGAAATGCTCCCTTTCCCTGGGGAAGGGAAGTGTGTCCAGTGTGTGGAGGAGGGAGTGAGTGGGCATGCACGCACCCCTGGATGCCTTGACTGCCCTTGGCTTTTAAAGAGTTATGAAGCTGTGCTGGTTACTCTGCTTTGACTGCATCCAGCTTGGGAATCCCACCCCAGCTGCTGTCTGCAGTGTGAGGCCTCTAAAAGGTGGTGTGCTCATCTCAGCATTGCACAtcttgctgctctcctgccttTCCTTGTTTGCTCCTTGTTCACCCCAGCTGGACTGGTCTGTAGCATCTTTCCCATGAAACTTATCCTGCCTTATTTGTGCCAAGGATTTTGCTATCTCTGTGCTTGTCCTTTACAGGCCCTGCTGAGCTCCTTGAGGCCTGGCTCTCTCAGTTTAACCTAGAGGAGAAGAAAGGGGAGATCTCAGAGCTGCTGGCGACCAGCCCTTCCATCCGTGCGCTCTACAGCAAGATGGTGAGGCACCTGTAGTGGGCAAGTTCTGTTTGACCGGGAGTTGTGTATGACACAAGGAAGCTCTGAGCTGCTTGGGCCCTGGAGCTTTTGGCAGGACTGTGGTTGTGTAGTAAATGGACATGTTGATATAAGGCAGCATATCGGATTCTTCTCCCCTGCCTGCTTGTCACAGGCCTGGAGCAGAAGTTCCTCTGTAGCTGTCTGGGACTGAGCATCTGCAGGTGTGTACCTGATGCTCAGTGCCAAGTCTGTGTGGGACTGAGCCCCTGAAGAATGCAGGTGACTTGTGTAGGCTACAGGGGTAACTGCAAGGCtcaggaggagagaggagcaaGGTAGCAACCACAGCCATCCCTCTAAAGTGACTCATTGCATCTTCTGTGTTGTTCCCAGGTCCCTGTGGCTGTTTCTCATTCTGAATTTTGGCAGCGCTACTTCTATAAAGTGCATCGCCTGGAGCAGGTAGGTCAGGAGGAGGGTGCTTTCTTCATTGGGCTGAGGAGCTCTCTAATGCAGAccaaagagagggaggaagatgtCTTCCCCAGAAAaacagggctctgggctgccttttccatgtctttgttgtTGCTGACACTGGACTGCCTTGGGGAAGAAAGGACTGGGGACATGACTGCCTGCTGACTCTGACTTCCTTGCAGGATGAGGTCCGGAGGGAAGCTCTGAAGCAGAGAGTGGAGCAGAGCATGCACCGAGAGGAGCCAGGCTGGGAAGAGGATGAAGGTGGGTTGGATGGCAAGGGATGGATCTGTGGGGAGGGCTCATGCAGACCCCAGCAGGTCTGAGCGGAGAGGATAGTGGCTCCTTCTCACTCCCACAAATTTGGCTCCCAGCCTGGCCACAGCCATTCCTGCCTCACTGTCAGCTGCTGCTGCACTAGTAGTTGGACCATCAGCTGCTCCAACTGCTAGTGGTTGTGATCAGCTGCTCTTCACTTGCCTGGAGCATGGAGGAAGCTAATCCCCTGGGCTCTGCTGGCTGGATCTGCTCTACACAGCGCCAGTGATCGAACACTGCGAGGTGCCCAGTGCTGTAGCCTTGGGGGagtcagccctgcagccccctggggagggtggtgggaggggggagaaaggtGGGGTGATGTGGGAGGCCTCCCCGGAGGGctgggcagaagaggctggttgAGCCTGGTTAGAAGAGGCCTGCAGTAGTTTCAAGCCCGGTGTCGGGGACTGCCAGGCTGCGGTGCTGTTGCTGCTCCCAGCTTATGACACACTTGCTGAAACAtctcttgcttctcttctgccttcCTACAGAGGAGTTTTTGGGAATGTCACCCCTGCCTTGTGCAAATGTGAAATTTCcagaagcagcagagaaagaatCTGCCCCTGCAGCCCCGGAGGGAAGCCACCCCACCCCCCTCAAGGGACCCTCAGAGGAAAGCTGGGCTGTCCCCCCTTCTGAGTCAGCCCCAGTGGAGGGGAGCCCTTCTGAGAGCAGTGAGAGCATCTCCCTTGTGACTCAGATTGCAAAccctgcctctgtgcctgctgcaCAGCTACAGACTGGAGTACAACCAGCTGGGGCCCAGGACCTCTCCCAAAGGCTGCTGGAGGCCACCTTGGAAGAGCAGGGCTCCCTGCCAAAGCCTGCAGAACCTGGCCATCCTTCTGCGGCTGCCTTGGAGTCGGCAGCATCCTCAGAGCGGCCGGCTGTCACAGAGCTCAAGGAGGTGGAGGCCAAAGCCCAGGGCAGGACAGAGACTCTGAAGGAGGAAGGACCGACAGATTTACGAGTCTTTGAGCTGAATTCAGATAGTGGGAAATCCACGCCCTCCAACAACGGCAAGAAAGGTGCGTATGAGGGGACCAGCCCTGTGCCTGGAAACCCTCTGCTGGGGATGGTGACCCTTGGGGAAGGGGCTAGAGGCTAAAGTCAGAAAGGGAACCTGGGTGCCTCCTTTTTTGGGCTTGGAGCTGTAGTTGCTGGTCATAGATCACTGGGTCAGTTCAGTACTTCTGATGATCTCCCATTAGGACTACCTGATTCATCAAGCTCAGTGTGTTGCTGATATGCCTGttttggcagcagcactgaccCATTGTGACTGTTTCTGCAATGGAAAAGATCTCTGCCCTGTCCTGACCCTATCCCTTCTCCAAATTGGTGTCCAGAAGATACCAAAGGACAGGGCTGGATTCTCTGTTTTTCCTGATGTGGGAGGGGAAAAGGAATTTTGTAGAAGTCACTGGGGAGGGTTAGATCCAAACACTGTCTAATAGCTGAACTAAAGTGGAAATGAATCCTTGTGCTGTTGGGCAGGGTCAGATTGGTCAAGGCAGATTGTCGGTATCTGCTGTCAGCAGGCAGCTGAGCTGGTGCTGTGGCTCGCTCTGGCCCGAGCACTGTCTCGCTCTCGGGAGCCCCATTCCTCGGGAGGGTGGAGGACGAGACTCCTCAATGATGTTGCCTGGCTCTGAGAAGGGGGAAGAGTTATAGCTCTGGCTGATGCTGTTTACAAACCTTTTGTTGCAGGGGATGCTGCCATCAGCAGGGCCTGCTGTAGGTCTTCCAGTGTAATGGTTATGCTAATTGTAGGATTATAAAGCAGCTGGAAATAACCCAAGCTTGGGGAAGGTGGCTCAGAATTGTGCACTGGATCTGTTTTCATGTTGAGCAGAATCAAATTAGAtgaggaagaaattaaaagtCTCCTTGCTGGACTGAGTAGACAGTGCCTTTAGTTCCCTGGCTTGCTGGATACTAGGGGGCCAGGCTGAGGTCTGTGTATGGACAAGTGTGTCCTCCCCTCTTCACGTCACCTCTGAGTgcccctgctgctcctctgccctggGAGGTTGTGATTTCTCTTGGGGTTCATTTCAGTTCCCATACCTAGGTCACTCTTGACATTCCTTATCTGCTATATCTTCTGTGTGACCAAAGCATGACACAACCTAGTTCTCTGAGGCTGGAGGAGAACATGCTCTGGCATTCACCTCTCCCACTTGTTCTGTACTAAATGAAACAGTCACTGCTGTGATAGAAGTCCAGCTCAGTCATCACATCTCTGTTAGCAAGCTGACAGCATGGGTAGACTTTGTCCTTGGCCAGGCTGTGTTAGAGCCAAGCCTCGCAAATATATGGGCTTTATAAGCCTGCTTGGACAGCTGTGTGGCTGCCCAGTAACTTTGGCCAGAGTGCCTGGAGAGCATGCACAGCTCTGGGTCCTCCCAGAAAAAACCTGCTGGGCTCAATCCCGATGTTTGTGGTTACAGGCTCCAGCACTGATATCAGTGAGGACTGGGAAAAGGACTTTGATTTGGACATGACTGAAGAGGAGGTGCAGCTGGCGCTCTCGAAGGTGGAAGTGTCTGGGGAGGTGAGTGAAGAGGAGGTGCTAGCTCACATAGGCTAGGAAGTTCCTCCCAAAAGGCGTCAGCATTTCGGCAGCTCCCTGGGGTGATATTGAGAGCTCTGTGTTGCTGAGGGCTTCCCCTGGGCTTAGggccaggtggggagagagactgcagtgtcttggagagagagagagggcaaatCCCTTGGCTTGAGCACTGCTTCCAGCACTTGTGCAGGAACCAAGGCTATGCAGCGTGTCTCCATGAGacgtggctgctgctggcctgccagggcagcgctgCAGTAGGTACCTGGCTACCTGCAGCACCCAGTCTCCAGCACCGAATTTCTCAAAGGCATGGTTCCTTTCTGAGGAAGACAAATTTAGCTTGGGATCTTGCATGGAAGTCATGTGGGTATTAGCTGGAGAAGGAGAGAATGGCTTTTTGGGTGTGCTTAAAGGGAAGTGAATGTGTAAGTTCCCCAAGAGGGGGGGGGACATGGCAAGCAAATCCCTGTTGTGAGGGCATGGATGATGTGTGTGGATATGTCAGGCTTTGCACTGACTCAGGTGTCCTGGGCAGGAGGATCTCTACTGGTAGATGGCTGGTAAATTGAAGAAACAAACTAAGGGATTTTTCTCTCGTTTGCAGCTGGAAGATGAAGAGTGGGAAGACTGGGAATAAAGCGACTGCTTCTGGTGTTTGTCAGGCTCATTTCCACCATCGAATGTGAATTAAATCACGGACTGGCTATTCCTTTGTGTGTAACTGTGCTGGGGATTGCAGTTCCAGGCTGGAAGAGTTTCATCCCTGCTAAATCCTGTGGGCAACTCAAATGACCTGTTCagatctggaggaggaggaagcaggagtTCACTTGTACACTTAGCTGCTAGGGAGCCCATCTTCTCAGTAGGTCCTAGAGACTTGGCAAGGCCAGAACTGACTGCCCCTGACGGTGGGGTGGAGGCAGGTGTGGTGCGGTGAGGGGTCCCTGGGGTGAGCTGGGCACTGAGACGCCTGGCAGGATTGCTTGGTGCCCCCAGCCTGCCGGTTGGCTGATTGTCTGCTTGTGTGTGCGCATAACCTACCGTACAGCAGTTCAAAGGCTCTTCAAGGCAAGCTGCTCCTGCTCGCTCGCCGCTCTGCGCTGCCAAGCCATCCCTGGAGAAAGCCCCTGAACGGGGCCTGGCCAGGGGCTGGAGATGCCGCAGCTGAAGTAGCTCCTGCTGTTCCACTCACCACTGCAAGGAAAAGCAGTTGGCTCGTGGCTTTAGTCCAAAGCTGG containing:
- the ZBTB8B gene encoding zinc finger and BTB domain-containing protein 8B, with amino-acid sequence MEMQSYYTKLLGELNEQRKRDFFCDCSIIVEGRIFKAHKNILFANSGYFRALLIHYIQDSGRHSTASLDIVTSEAFSIILDFLYSGKLDLCGENVIEVMSAASYLQMTDVVNFCKTYIRSSLDICRKIEREAAFYQADSGSASSAREGTSYGSKSQCSASVSSLQEKERISDCQRDPPCGECSSCHPLELVVRDPVSSDSPDDINSSLPKGVEPKVEFDSDGVEVEVGERLQQYPTPLSLEQMEEGLHSGQAMDLACNNYHMKQFLEALLRNSTAQRKDDVVHHFVRGFEGRPEDAGVAMSSMMDIHSDWYGEDAGDVLVVPIKLHKCPFCPYTAKQKGILKRHIRSHTGERPYPCETCGKRFTRQEHLRSHALSVHRSNKPIICKGCRRTFTSSMSQGLRRFGLCDSCTCVTTTHEDSMPINLSLMEPSSEGQEKGDTDNDWPIYVESGEENDPADDDDADGDDKQEIHRSLSDRETLI
- the BSDC1 gene encoding BSD domain-containing protein 1 isoform X2, with protein sequence MAEGEDAGWWRSWLQQSYQAVKEKSTEALEFMKRDLAEFTQVVQHDTACTIAATASVVKDKLAKTEGPSGATEKVRKGISDFLGVISDTFAPSPDKTIDCDVITLMATPTGTTEPYDSAKARLYSLQSDPATYCNEPDGPAELLEAWLSQFNLEEKKGEISELLATSPSIRALYSKMVPVAVSHSEFWQRYFYKVHRLEQDEVRREALKQRVEQSMHREEPGWEEDEEEFLGMSPLPCANVKFPEAAEKESAPAAPEGSHPTPLKGPSEESWAVPPSESAPVEGSPSESSESISLVTQIANPASVPAAQLQTGVQPAGAQDLSQRLLEATLEEQGSLPKPAEPGHPSAAALESAASSERPAVTELKEVEAKAQGRTETLKEEGPTDLRVFELNSDSGKSTPSNNGKKGSSTDISEDWEKDFDLDMTEEEVQLALSKVEVSGELEDEEWEDWE
- the BSDC1 gene encoding BSD domain-containing protein 1 isoform X1, whose protein sequence is MAEGEDAGWWRSWLQQSYQAVKEKSTEALEFMKRDLAEFTQVVQHDTACTIAATASVVKDKLAVSTGKTEGPSGATEKVRKGISDFLGVISDTFAPSPDKTIDCDVITLMATPTGTTEPYDSAKARLYSLQSDPATYCNEPDGPAELLEAWLSQFNLEEKKGEISELLATSPSIRALYSKMVPVAVSHSEFWQRYFYKVHRLEQDEVRREALKQRVEQSMHREEPGWEEDEEEFLGMSPLPCANVKFPEAAEKESAPAAPEGSHPTPLKGPSEESWAVPPSESAPVEGSPSESSESISLVTQIANPASVPAAQLQTGVQPAGAQDLSQRLLEATLEEQGSLPKPAEPGHPSAAALESAASSERPAVTELKEVEAKAQGRTETLKEEGPTDLRVFELNSDSGKSTPSNNGKKGSSTDISEDWEKDFDLDMTEEEVQLALSKVEVSGELEDEEWEDWE
- the BSDC1 gene encoding BSD domain-containing protein 1 isoform X3, which encodes MAEGEDAGWWRSWLQQSYQAVKEKSTEALEFMKRDLAEFTQVVQHDTACTIAATASVVKDKLATEGPSGATEKVRKGISDFLGVISDTFAPSPDKTIDCDVITLMATPTGTTEPYDSAKARLYSLQSDPATYCNEPDGPAELLEAWLSQFNLEEKKGEISELLATSPSIRALYSKMVPVAVSHSEFWQRYFYKVHRLEQDEVRREALKQRVEQSMHREEPGWEEDEEEFLGMSPLPCANVKFPEAAEKESAPAAPEGSHPTPLKGPSEESWAVPPSESAPVEGSPSESSESISLVTQIANPASVPAAQLQTGVQPAGAQDLSQRLLEATLEEQGSLPKPAEPGHPSAAALESAASSERPAVTELKEVEAKAQGRTETLKEEGPTDLRVFELNSDSGKSTPSNNGKKGSSTDISEDWEKDFDLDMTEEEVQLALSKVEVSGELEDEEWEDWE